Genomic DNA from Streptomyces sp. NBC_01571:
GGGTGGAGGTCACCCTCTCCGACGGTCGTGTCATCAGCGGCTCGCACTGTCTGATGGCCGTCGGCGCCATTCCGAACAGCAGCGGTATGGGCCTGGAGGAGGCCGGGGTCAAGGTCAGGGACTCCGGGCACATCTGGACCGACAAGGTGTCCAGGACCACGGCCCCGGGCGTGTACGCGGCCGGTGACGTGACGGGCATCTTCGCCCTCGCCTCGGTGGCGGCGATGCAGGGACGTATCGCCATGTACCACTTCCTGGGCGACTCGGTCACGCCGCTGAACCTCAAGACGGTGTCGTCCAACGTCTTCACCGACCCCGAGATCGCCACCGTGGGCTACTCGCAGGCCGACGTCGACGCGGGCAAGATCGACGCCCGGGTCGTCAAGCTGCCCCTGCTGCGCAACCCGCGCGCCAAGATGCAGGGCATCCGGGACGGCTTCGTGAAGATCTTCTGCCGTCCGGGGACCGGGATCGTGGTCGGCGGTGTGGTCGTCGCCCCGCGCGCCTCGGAACTGATCCACCCCATCTCGATCGCGGTCGACAACAATCTGACGGTCGAACAGATCGCGAACGCGTTCACCGTGTATCCCTCCCTTTCGGGCTCGATCGCCGAGGTGGCGCGGCAGCTGCACACTCGTAAGCTGACCGACGAGGGCTGACGGGCGAAAGCGATTTCCCGCTGGTCACGGGGAGTTGCCGCCCATTCCCGCGGCATAGGCGGCGCGAGTAGACGCGTATACCACTTCGTACCCCACCATGCGAACAACTTCTGTTATTCGGCGCAAACTGCTGAAAGCAGACGGTCGTTGGGGTTACTGTCAGTTTCGTGTTCGCTGCAGAACGTCGCCAATTGATCCTCGAAATGGTGCGAGCGAACGGGGCCGTGTCGCTCCGTGAGCTCGCCCGCGTCGTCCAGACCTCCGAAGTGACCGTACGGCGGGACGTGCGCGCACTGGAGGCAGAAGGACTCCTCGACCGCCGGCATGGCGGTGCGGTATTGCCGGGCGGGTTCACGCGGGAGTCCGGCTTTCCGCAGAAATCGCATCTCGCGACCGCCGAGAAGACGGCCATCGCCGATCTCGCCGCGGGTCTCGTCGAAGAGGGCGAGGCCATTGTGGTGGGCGCGGGTACCACCACGCAGGAGCTGGCTCGCCGGCTCGCGCGGGTGCCCGGGCTGACCGTCGTCACCAACTCCCTGCTGGTGGCCCAGGCGTTGGCCCATGCCAACCGTGTCGAGGTCGTCATGACGGGTGGCACCTTGCGCGGCTCCAACTACGCGCTGGTGGGCAGCGGTGCCGAGCAGTCCCTCCAGG
This window encodes:
- a CDS encoding DeoR/GlpR family DNA-binding transcription regulator, with the translated sequence MFAAERRQLILEMVRANGAVSLRELARVVQTSEVTVRRDVRALEAEGLLDRRHGGAVLPGGFTRESGFPQKSHLATAEKTAIADLAAGLVEEGEAIVVGAGTTTQELARRLARVPGLTVVTNSLLVAQALAHANRVEVVMTGGTLRGSNYALVGSGAEQSLQGLRVSRAFLSGSGLTAERGLSTSNMLSASVDRALVQAAAEVVVLADHTKLGTDTMFQTVPTDLITRLVTDEPPAHDDRAVTELQALADQGVQIAVAGQSGGGTAGDTAPAGRQPRRDVPLPGPRRGQVPGAGPQLRSATSLGEQSPGERARVADLRRR